Proteins from a genomic interval of Panthera uncia isolate 11264 chromosome C1 unlocalized genomic scaffold, Puncia_PCG_1.0 HiC_scaffold_4, whole genome shotgun sequence:
- the AKR1A1 gene encoding aldo-keto reductase family 1 member A1 isoform X2: MAASCVLLHTGQKMPLIGLGTWKSDPGQVVPREEVFVTSKLWNTKHHPEDVEPALRKTLADLQLEYLDLYLMHWPYAFERGDNPFPKNVDGTIRYDSTHYKETWKALEALVDKGLVRALGLSNFSSRQIDDVLSVASVRPAVLQVECHPYLAQKELIAHCQARGLEVTAYSPLGSSDRAWRDPNEPVLLEEPVVLALAEKYGRSPAQILLRWQVQRKVISIPKSITPSRILQNIQVFDFTFSPEEMKQLDTLNKNWRYIVPMITVDGKRVPRDAGHPLYPFNDPY; encoded by the exons ATGGCGGCTTCCTGTGTCCTCCTGCACACTGGGCAGAAGATGCCCCTGATTGGACTGGGCACCTGGAAGAGCGATCCTGGCCAG GTGGTGCCTCGAGAGGAGGTGTTTGTGACTTCCAAGCTGTGGAACACTAAACACCACCCTGAGGATGTGGAGCCTGCCCTCCGGAAGACACTGGCTGACCTCCAGCTGGAGTATTTGGACCTGTACCTAATGCACTGGCCTTATGCCTTTGA GCGAGGAGACAACCCTTTCCCTAAGAATGTTGATGGGACTATCCGCTATGATTCTACCCACTACAAGGAGACCTGGAAGGCTCTGGAGGCACTGGTGGATAAGGGGCTGGTACGGGCACTGGGCCTGTCCAACTTCAGCAGTCGGCAGATTGATGACGTGCTCAGTGTGGCGTCTGTGCGCCCAGCTGTCTTGCAG GTGGAATGCCACCCATACCTGGCTCAGAAGGAGCTGATTGCCCACTGCCAAGCACGTGGCCTGGAGGTGACTGCTTATAGTCCTCTGGGCTCCTCTGATCGTGCTTGGCGTGATCCTAATGAGCCTGTCCTACTGGAGGAGCCAGTGGTCTTGGCACTGGCTGAAAAGTATGGCCGGTCTCCGGCTCAGATCCTGCTCAG GTGGCAGGTCCAGCGGAAAGTGATCTCCATCCCCAAGAGTATCACACCTTCACGTATCCTTCAGAACATCCAG GTGTTTGACTTCACCTTTAGCCCAGAAGAGATGAAGCAGTTAGACACCCTGAATAAAAATTGGCGATATATTGTGCCCATGATCACT gTGGATGGGAAGAGGGTCCCGAGAGATGCAGGGCACCCTCTGTATCCTTTTAATGATCCATACTGA
- the AKR1A1 gene encoding aldo-keto reductase family 1 member A1 isoform X1, translating to MAASCVLLHTGQKMPLIGLGTWKSDPGQVKAAVKYALSVGYRHIDCAAIYGNETEIGEALKENVGPGKVVPREEVFVTSKLWNTKHHPEDVEPALRKTLADLQLEYLDLYLMHWPYAFERGDNPFPKNVDGTIRYDSTHYKETWKALEALVDKGLVRALGLSNFSSRQIDDVLSVASVRPAVLQVECHPYLAQKELIAHCQARGLEVTAYSPLGSSDRAWRDPNEPVLLEEPVVLALAEKYGRSPAQILLRWQVQRKVISIPKSITPSRILQNIQVFDFTFSPEEMKQLDTLNKNWRYIVPMITVDGKRVPRDAGHPLYPFNDPY from the exons ATGGCGGCTTCCTGTGTCCTCCTGCACACTGGGCAGAAGATGCCCCTGATTGGACTGGGCACCTGGAAGAGCGATCCTGGCCAG GTAAAGGCTGCTGTTAAGTACGCCCTGAGTGTAGGCTACCGCCACATTGACTGTGCTGCTATTTATGGCAATGAGACGGAGATTGGGGAGGCCTTGAAGGAGAATGTGGGACCTGGCAAG GTGGTGCCTCGAGAGGAGGTGTTTGTGACTTCCAAGCTGTGGAACACTAAACACCACCCTGAGGATGTGGAGCCTGCCCTCCGGAAGACACTGGCTGACCTCCAGCTGGAGTATTTGGACCTGTACCTAATGCACTGGCCTTATGCCTTTGA GCGAGGAGACAACCCTTTCCCTAAGAATGTTGATGGGACTATCCGCTATGATTCTACCCACTACAAGGAGACCTGGAAGGCTCTGGAGGCACTGGTGGATAAGGGGCTGGTACGGGCACTGGGCCTGTCCAACTTCAGCAGTCGGCAGATTGATGACGTGCTCAGTGTGGCGTCTGTGCGCCCAGCTGTCTTGCAG GTGGAATGCCACCCATACCTGGCTCAGAAGGAGCTGATTGCCCACTGCCAAGCACGTGGCCTGGAGGTGACTGCTTATAGTCCTCTGGGCTCCTCTGATCGTGCTTGGCGTGATCCTAATGAGCCTGTCCTACTGGAGGAGCCAGTGGTCTTGGCACTGGCTGAAAAGTATGGCCGGTCTCCGGCTCAGATCCTGCTCAG GTGGCAGGTCCAGCGGAAAGTGATCTCCATCCCCAAGAGTATCACACCTTCACGTATCCTTCAGAACATCCAG GTGTTTGACTTCACCTTTAGCCCAGAAGAGATGAAGCAGTTAGACACCCTGAATAAAAATTGGCGATATATTGTGCCCATGATCACT gTGGATGGGAAGAGGGTCCCGAGAGATGCAGGGCACCCTCTGTATCCTTTTAATGATCCATACTGA